Proteins found in one Alphaproteobacteria bacterium genomic segment:
- a CDS encoding argininosuccinate synthase: MATDNKKDVKKIVLAFSGGLDTSVILRWLQDNYRAEVVTFTADLGQGEEVEPARKKAELLGCKEIFIEDLREEFVKDYVFPMFRANALYEGMYLLGTSIARPLIAKKQIEIANKTGADAVAHGATGKGNDQVRFELAYYGLKPDIKVIAPWREWDLNSRTVLLEYAEKHQIPITKAKTGEAPFSVDANLLHSSSEGRVLEDPWVEADEMVYQRTISPEAAPDKAEYIEIEFERGDAVGINGQRMSPATLLTKLNEYGKKNGIGRLDLVENRYVGMKSRGVYETPGGTILYVAHRAIESITLDRGAAHLKDDIMPRYAELVYFGYWFSPEREALQALIDHTQTNVNGVVRLKLYKGNTIVVGRKSPNSLYRLDYVTFEQDSVYNQADAQGFIKLNALRLRLSTMAKQRGK; this comes from the coding sequence ATGGCGACCGATAATAAAAAAGACGTAAAGAAAATTGTGCTGGCATTTTCAGGCGGCCTCGATACTTCCGTTATCCTTCGCTGGCTGCAAGATAATTACCGCGCCGAAGTTGTTACCTTTACGGCCGATTTAGGGCAAGGCGAAGAAGTAGAACCCGCACGTAAGAAAGCAGAGCTGCTGGGTTGCAAAGAAATCTTCATCGAAGATTTGCGGGAAGAATTTGTAAAAGATTATGTATTCCCCATGTTCCGCGCCAATGCCTTATATGAAGGCATGTATTTGCTTGGCACATCTATTGCCCGTCCGCTCATTGCTAAAAAGCAGATTGAAATCGCCAACAAAACCGGCGCCGATGCTGTCGCCCATGGCGCAACCGGCAAAGGAAATGACCAGGTTCGTTTTGAACTTGCCTATTATGGCTTGAAGCCGGATATCAAAGTTATCGCCCCATGGCGTGAGTGGGATTTGAATTCCCGTACAGTATTGCTGGAATATGCCGAAAAGCACCAAATTCCGATTACCAAGGCAAAAACAGGTGAGGCGCCATTCTCTGTTGACGCTAACCTGCTGCATTCTTCTTCCGAAGGGCGCGTTTTGGAAGATCCATGGGTAGAAGCCGATGAAATGGTTTACCAGCGCACCATTTCACCCGAAGCAGCGCCGGATAAAGCCGAATATATCGAAATCGAGTTTGAACGCGGTGATGCGGTTGGCATTAACGGTCAACGCATGTCGCCTGCAACTTTGCTGACCAAGCTGAATGAATACGGCAAGAAGAACGGTATTGGCCGTTTGGATCTGGTTGAAAACCGTTATGTGGGCATGAAGTCCCGCGGTGTTTACGAAACACCGGGCGGTACCATTTTATACGTTGCGCATCGCGCAATTGAATCCATCACGCTTGACCGCGGCGCTGCACATCTTAAAGACGATATCATGCCGCGCTATGCGGAGCTTGTGTATTTCGGTTACTGGTTCTCGCCTGAACGCGAAGCATTGCAAGCGCTCATCGACCACACCCAAACCAATGTGAACGGTGTGGTTCGTTTGAAGCTGTATAAGGGCAATACGATTGTGGTTGGCCGTAAATCACCAAACTCCTTGTACCGTCTGGATTACGTGACGTTTGAACAAGACAGCGTTTATAACCAAGCGGATGCGCAAGGCTTCATCAAGCTCAACGCGCTGCGCTTGCGCCTGTCCACAATGGCGAAGCAACGCGGTAAGTAA